In a single window of the Lolium rigidum isolate FL_2022 unplaced genomic scaffold, APGP_CSIRO_Lrig_0.1 contig_56905_1, whole genome shotgun sequence genome:
- the LOC124681801 gene encoding uncharacterized protein LOC124681801 isoform X3, giving the protein MQIYMTYHHDSPITNLWTTNRDRIPHRRHSLNLAEHLQEPHVITTAEHNENAMSKPVADLVWEIAALEEEVVRRELHLLSLYRATFDQYLGISPRVSGQVGQETHRQGSRKKADEGALRLRDIRESASYSLPTVSDSRHYSQGMSRSTSGHSSLANFLSASIAEYVPRIGCKLSEDILKCISSVYCKLASRPSQDADSETLSTPSFSSASSTFSLKHRVDSWSPRLSCNVDASSEKYSSSNENNNQYSGMIIFPRIHIDADKFDYASKMLDTIRALIKRLEKIDPTKMAHEEQLCFWINIHNALVMHAFMAYGLQDKRMKSSDMISKAAYDVGGHSVNSQIIQNSILGCQSHRPSLWVRTLFTPTKKPAPGSSIHPYALSQPEPLAHFSLSTGAFSDPPVRLYTAKKLYRQLDQAKAEFIRANVMVRKQVIFLPKVLHYYAKDAALELPGLIEMVCKSMPEAQQKEIRKCLRRRIDKRVEWLPYKSSFRYTVHRNLGE; this is encoded by the exons ATGCAAATCTATATGACATATCACCACGATTCTCCTATCACAAACCTGTGG ACAACCAATCGGGATAGGATTCCCCATAGGAGGCACTCGCTTAACCTAGCAGAGCACTTGCAAGAGCCCCACGTGATTACTACCGCAGAACATAATGAAAATGCTATGTCAAAG CCTGTTGCAGACTTGGTTTGGGAGATAGCAGCCCTGGAGGAGGAAGTTGTACGAAGGGAACTGCATTTGCTTTCTCTCTACAGGGCGACATTTGATCAATACCTGGGCATCTCCCCTCGTGTTTCTGGTCAG GTGGGTCAAGAAACGCATCGTCAAGGCAGCAGAAAGAAAGCTGATGAAGGTGCTCTTCGGTTGAGAGATATCAGGGAGTCTGCATCCTACAGCTTGCCAACAGTTTCAGATTCTAGACAT TATTCACAGGGAATGTCAAGGTCAACTTCAGGGCACTCTAGTCTTGCAAATTTCTTGAGTGCCTCTATTGCTGAATATGTGCCCAGGATTGGATGTAAACTTTCAGAGGACATCCTAAAATGCATTTCTTCTGTTTACTGCAAACTTGCGAGTCGCCCATCACAAGATGCAGATTCAGAGACTTTGTCGActccttcattctcctctgcatctaGTACCTTTTCTCTAAAACATCGTGTCGATAGTTGGAGCCCCCGGCTCAGCTGCAATGTTGACGCAAGCTCTGAAAAATATAGTTCATCGAATGAGAATAATAACCAGTACAGTGGGATGATAATTTTTCCAAGGATACATATAGATGCAGACAAGTTCGATTATGCCTCCAAAATGCTTGACACAATAAG AGCCCTGATAAAGCGACTTGAGAAAATTGACCCTACGAAGATGGCACATGAGGAACAGCTCTGTTTTTGGATCAACATCCACAACGCTTTAGTGATGCAT GCTTTTATGGCTTATGGACTTCAGGATAAACGCATGAAAAGCTCAGACATGATTTCGAAG GCTGCATATGATGTGGGTGGGCATTCAGTAAACTCCCAAATTATTCAGAACTCAATTCTTGGATGTCAATCCCATCGTCCTTCTCTG TGGGTTCGCACGCTATTTACGCCCACCAAAAAACCAGCACCAGGGAGCTCCATTCATCCATATGCTCTTAGTCAGCCAGAGCCGCTTGCTCACTTCAGTCTTTCCACGGGAGCATTCTCAGATCCACCT GTAAGGTTATACACAGCCAAGAAACTATATCGTCAACTGGATCAAGCCAAGGCTGAGTTCATTAGAGCTAATGTTATGGTCAGGAAGCAGGTCATCTTTCTTCCTAAAGTTCTCCACTACTATGCAAAGGATGCTGCACTTGAATTGCCTGGTCTGATTGAGATGGTATGTAAGAGCATGCCTGAAGCCCAACAAAAAGAAATCAGAAAATGCCTCAGGAGGA
- the LOC124681801 gene encoding uncharacterized protein LOC124681801 isoform X2, which produces MDNSAIAMDTPRATHSCSHLQHRHTRSVASTHANLYDISPRFSYHKPTTNRDRIPHRRHSLNLAEHLQEPHVITTAEHNENAMSKPVADLVWEIAALEEEVVRRELHLLSLYRATFDQYLGISPRVSGQVGQETHRQGSRKKADEGALRLRDIRESASYSLPTVSDSRHGMSRSTSGHSSLANFLSASIAEYVPRIGCKLSEDILKCISSVYCKLASRPSQDADSETLSTPSFSSASSTFSLKHRVDSWSPRLSCNVDASSEKYSSSNENNNQYSGMIIFPRIHIDADKFDYASKMLDTIRALIKRLEKIDPTKMAHEEQLCFWINIHNALVMHAFMAYGLQDKRMKSSDMISKAAYDVGGHSVNSQIIQNSILGCQSHRPSLWVRTLFTPTKKPAPGSSIHPYALSQPEPLAHFSLSTGAFSDPPVRLYTAKKLYRQLDQAKAEFIRANVMVRKQVIFLPKVLHYYAKDAALELPGLIEMVCKSMPEAQQKEIRKCLRRRIDKRVEWLPYKSSFRYTVHRNLGE; this is translated from the exons ATGGACAACTCAGCTATAGCCATGGACACACCAAGGGCTACGCACTCGTGCTCTCATCTACAACACCGGCACACCCGAAG TGTTGCAAGCACACATGCAAATCTATATGACATATCACCACGATTCTCCTATCACAAACCT ACAACCAATCGGGATAGGATTCCCCATAGGAGGCACTCGCTTAACCTAGCAGAGCACTTGCAAGAGCCCCACGTGATTACTACCGCAGAACATAATGAAAATGCTATGTCAAAG CCTGTTGCAGACTTGGTTTGGGAGATAGCAGCCCTGGAGGAGGAAGTTGTACGAAGGGAACTGCATTTGCTTTCTCTCTACAGGGCGACATTTGATCAATACCTGGGCATCTCCCCTCGTGTTTCTGGTCAG GTGGGTCAAGAAACGCATCGTCAAGGCAGCAGAAAGAAAGCTGATGAAGGTGCTCTTCGGTTGAGAGATATCAGGGAGTCTGCATCCTACAGCTTGCCAACAGTTTCAGATTCTAGACAT GGAATGTCAAGGTCAACTTCAGGGCACTCTAGTCTTGCAAATTTCTTGAGTGCCTCTATTGCTGAATATGTGCCCAGGATTGGATGTAAACTTTCAGAGGACATCCTAAAATGCATTTCTTCTGTTTACTGCAAACTTGCGAGTCGCCCATCACAAGATGCAGATTCAGAGACTTTGTCGActccttcattctcctctgcatctaGTACCTTTTCTCTAAAACATCGTGTCGATAGTTGGAGCCCCCGGCTCAGCTGCAATGTTGACGCAAGCTCTGAAAAATATAGTTCATCGAATGAGAATAATAACCAGTACAGTGGGATGATAATTTTTCCAAGGATACATATAGATGCAGACAAGTTCGATTATGCCTCCAAAATGCTTGACACAATAAG AGCCCTGATAAAGCGACTTGAGAAAATTGACCCTACGAAGATGGCACATGAGGAACAGCTCTGTTTTTGGATCAACATCCACAACGCTTTAGTGATGCAT GCTTTTATGGCTTATGGACTTCAGGATAAACGCATGAAAAGCTCAGACATGATTTCGAAG GCTGCATATGATGTGGGTGGGCATTCAGTAAACTCCCAAATTATTCAGAACTCAATTCTTGGATGTCAATCCCATCGTCCTTCTCTG TGGGTTCGCACGCTATTTACGCCCACCAAAAAACCAGCACCAGGGAGCTCCATTCATCCATATGCTCTTAGTCAGCCAGAGCCGCTTGCTCACTTCAGTCTTTCCACGGGAGCATTCTCAGATCCACCT GTAAGGTTATACACAGCCAAGAAACTATATCGTCAACTGGATCAAGCCAAGGCTGAGTTCATTAGAGCTAATGTTATGGTCAGGAAGCAGGTCATCTTTCTTCCTAAAGTTCTCCACTACTATGCAAAGGATGCTGCACTTGAATTGCCTGGTCTGATTGAGATGGTATGTAAGAGCATGCCTGAAGCCCAACAAAAAGAAATCAGAAAATGCCTCAGGAGGA
- the LOC124681801 gene encoding uncharacterized protein LOC124681801 isoform X1: MDNSAIAMDTPRATHSCSHLQHRHTRSVASTHANLYDISPRFSYHKPTTNRDRIPHRRHSLNLAEHLQEPHVITTAEHNENAMSKPVADLVWEIAALEEEVVRRELHLLSLYRATFDQYLGISPRVSGQVGQETHRQGSRKKADEGALRLRDIRESASYSLPTVSDSRHYSQGMSRSTSGHSSLANFLSASIAEYVPRIGCKLSEDILKCISSVYCKLASRPSQDADSETLSTPSFSSASSTFSLKHRVDSWSPRLSCNVDASSEKYSSSNENNNQYSGMIIFPRIHIDADKFDYASKMLDTIRALIKRLEKIDPTKMAHEEQLCFWINIHNALVMHAFMAYGLQDKRMKSSDMISKAAYDVGGHSVNSQIIQNSILGCQSHRPSLWVRTLFTPTKKPAPGSSIHPYALSQPEPLAHFSLSTGAFSDPPVRLYTAKKLYRQLDQAKAEFIRANVMVRKQVIFLPKVLHYYAKDAALELPGLIEMVCKSMPEAQQKEIRKCLRRRIDKRVEWLPYKSSFRYTVHRNLGE; encoded by the exons ATGGACAACTCAGCTATAGCCATGGACACACCAAGGGCTACGCACTCGTGCTCTCATCTACAACACCGGCACACCCGAAG TGTTGCAAGCACACATGCAAATCTATATGACATATCACCACGATTCTCCTATCACAAACCT ACAACCAATCGGGATAGGATTCCCCATAGGAGGCACTCGCTTAACCTAGCAGAGCACTTGCAAGAGCCCCACGTGATTACTACCGCAGAACATAATGAAAATGCTATGTCAAAG CCTGTTGCAGACTTGGTTTGGGAGATAGCAGCCCTGGAGGAGGAAGTTGTACGAAGGGAACTGCATTTGCTTTCTCTCTACAGGGCGACATTTGATCAATACCTGGGCATCTCCCCTCGTGTTTCTGGTCAG GTGGGTCAAGAAACGCATCGTCAAGGCAGCAGAAAGAAAGCTGATGAAGGTGCTCTTCGGTTGAGAGATATCAGGGAGTCTGCATCCTACAGCTTGCCAACAGTTTCAGATTCTAGACAT TATTCACAGGGAATGTCAAGGTCAACTTCAGGGCACTCTAGTCTTGCAAATTTCTTGAGTGCCTCTATTGCTGAATATGTGCCCAGGATTGGATGTAAACTTTCAGAGGACATCCTAAAATGCATTTCTTCTGTTTACTGCAAACTTGCGAGTCGCCCATCACAAGATGCAGATTCAGAGACTTTGTCGActccttcattctcctctgcatctaGTACCTTTTCTCTAAAACATCGTGTCGATAGTTGGAGCCCCCGGCTCAGCTGCAATGTTGACGCAAGCTCTGAAAAATATAGTTCATCGAATGAGAATAATAACCAGTACAGTGGGATGATAATTTTTCCAAGGATACATATAGATGCAGACAAGTTCGATTATGCCTCCAAAATGCTTGACACAATAAG AGCCCTGATAAAGCGACTTGAGAAAATTGACCCTACGAAGATGGCACATGAGGAACAGCTCTGTTTTTGGATCAACATCCACAACGCTTTAGTGATGCAT GCTTTTATGGCTTATGGACTTCAGGATAAACGCATGAAAAGCTCAGACATGATTTCGAAG GCTGCATATGATGTGGGTGGGCATTCAGTAAACTCCCAAATTATTCAGAACTCAATTCTTGGATGTCAATCCCATCGTCCTTCTCTG TGGGTTCGCACGCTATTTACGCCCACCAAAAAACCAGCACCAGGGAGCTCCATTCATCCATATGCTCTTAGTCAGCCAGAGCCGCTTGCTCACTTCAGTCTTTCCACGGGAGCATTCTCAGATCCACCT GTAAGGTTATACACAGCCAAGAAACTATATCGTCAACTGGATCAAGCCAAGGCTGAGTTCATTAGAGCTAATGTTATGGTCAGGAAGCAGGTCATCTTTCTTCCTAAAGTTCTCCACTACTATGCAAAGGATGCTGCACTTGAATTGCCTGGTCTGATTGAGATGGTATGTAAGAGCATGCCTGAAGCCCAACAAAAAGAAATCAGAAAATGCCTCAGGAGGA